In the Azospirillum humicireducens genome, GCGGACCATCCGGCCCTTGTTGAGCTGGTAGCTCGCCTCGTTGGCGTTGGCCAGCAGCTTCAGGCACCAGGACCACATCGCCGGATCCAGCTTCGGCCGGACCACCAGCGGCGAATGCTTCATCAGCATCCACTTGGCGGCCTTCAGCATCAGCCCCGGCGCCGCCCAGGGAGCGGAATAGCCCGGCGATACCTCGCCCGCGTTGGCATAGCTGGTCTCCAGCGCCGGGCCGGCCTGACGGTCCAGCACGGTCACCTCATGCCCGGCACGCGCCAGATAATAGGCGGTGGTGACACCGATGACGCCGCTGCCCAGAACGATCACGCGCATGAGACTGGCTCCCAAGGGGATGGATGACTTCGCTTGGAGTGGGTGGTTCGCAAGGGGCGTGCCAGAGGGGAAAATGGCGGATTTGCTGGGATCTGGGGGAATTGGCGGGGAGCGATGTGTATGCGTGGGTTTACAGGAAAAAGAGGATGAAGGCCATTTTTGTTGAAAAACAAAGACTTGAGTGCATGTAAAGATTTTGATACGGCGTAACGATTTCTATACAGTGGTTGCCAAGTGCCTCTCCCCCAGCATTGCCCCCCATGCGCATCGAAGTCACCTTCACCGACCGTGTCGGCATCGCCCATGAGATCCTCGCCGTGCTGGCGCTGCGCCGGCTCAACGTCGTCGGCGTCGAGGTCGATCCGCCGCTGATCCACATCGACGCCCCCGGCCTCGATCCGGCGGCGCTGCCCGCCCTGTCGGACGCGCTGCAACGCATCGCCGGCGTTCGGGCGGTGGCCGCCATCGACATGTTGCCGGGCACGCGGCGGCGGCTGCATCTCGACGCGCTGCTCGCCGCCCTGCCCGACCCGGTGCTGGCAGTCGACCGCGGGGGCCGGATCGTGGTGGCGAGCGCCGCCGCCGCCCAAGTCGCCGGACTGCCGGAATCGCGGCTGGCCGGCCGCGACCTCGGCGAGCTGTTGGACGAACCCGGCCTGACGCGCGAGTTGGCCGACGGCGGATTCCGCATGTCAGGCCGCGAGGTGACGCTGAACGGCCAGCCCTTCCTGCTGGAGGTGACACCCATCGTCGATGTCGAAGCGGCGGGCGCCGTGATCTCCCTGTTCACGCCGTCGCGCCTGGGCGAGCGGCTCGACGCCATCCAGAATTTCGACGATTTGGGTCTGGGCGGCGGCTTCGACCGCATCCTCGGCGAATCGCCACCGGTGCGGGCCCTGAAGGCGCGCGCCGCGCGCGTCGCCGCCATGGAGGCGCCGCTGCTGATCCTGGGCGAGACGGGGACCGGCAAGGAGCTGATCGCCCATGCCTGCCACCGCGCCAGCCCGCGCCGCGACAAGCCCTTCCTGGCGCTGAACTGCGCCGCGGTGCCGGAGAATCTGGCGGAGAGCGAACTGTTCGGCTACGCCCCCGGCTCCTTCACCGGGGCGCAGCGCGGCGGCAAGCCCGGCCTGCTGGAACTCGCCCATGGCGGCACCGTCTTCCTCGACGAGATCGGCGAGATGTCGGCCTATCTCCAGGCAAAGCTGCTGCGCTTCCTCAATGACGGCAGCTTCCGCCGGGTGGGCGGCGAGCGCGAGCAGAAGGTGGATGTCCGCGTCATCAGCGCCACCCACCGCTCGCTCGAGGCGATGGTCGCCGACCACAGCTTCCGCGAGGACCTGTTCTACCGCCTGAACGTGCTGACGCTGGATGTCCCGCCATTGCGGGAGCGTGGGCAGGACATCCTGCTGCTGGCCCGCCATTTCATCGCCCGCGCCGCGGCGCAGGCCCGCCGTCCGCCCGGCCGGCTGACCCCGGCGGCGGCGGCGGCACTGCTCGCCAACCGCTGGCCCGGCAATGTCCGCCAGTTGGAGAACGTCATCTTCCGCGCCGTGACCATGAGCGACGGCGGCGCGTTGGACGCTGCCGACCTGGAACTGGCCGGGGCCGGCATGCAGTCCGCCGAGTTGCAGGCAGAGGACGCCGAAAACTGGGAGGAGGCGGTGGACGGCTTCGAACGGTCGCTGCTGCGCCGGCTCTATCCGCGTTTCCCGTCCAGCCGCAAGCTGGCGGCGCGGCTGAACACCTCGCACACCATGATCGCCAACAAGCTGCGGAAATACGGCATTCCGGAGCGGTGACGTGCGCGGTCAGTGACCGGATGGCTTCGCCGGAGCGGCGGGCTTTGCGGCCGCCGGCTTCTCCGGGGTTTTCTCGGCCGGCTTCTCGGTGGCGGCCGCATCCAGCCCCGGCGGCGGACCGCCGAAGGTGATGGTCACTTCGGTCACCGGACCGGGATCCGGCTGGCTGTGGTGGAAGCTCACCACCTCGCCCGGTGCCAGCACGGGCGCAGACGGTTCGATGGTCCAGCTCTGCAGCGGCTTGTGCTCGGTACCGAAGGTGATGGCGCGAAGCGGCGGCAGCGCGCGCTCGATGTCGGTGGTGTTGGCGATCTCACCATCCAGCAGCAGGACGGTCTTCCCACCCTCCAGCTTCTGTTCGGAGCGGATGTTGCGCAGTTCCAACCCAAAGCCCGGCGGCTCGGCCGGCATTCCGATCGTCTCGTAGAAGAGGGCCGCGGGCGGCCAGCCGCGGACGATGGCCTCGCGGCCGAAATAGCCGCCGGCCACAGTCCCGGCGACGAGCACTCCGAGCACCGCGAAACCGATCACCGTGCTGCGCGCCGGCTTGGCGCGCGGTGCCTTGGGCGGCTTCGACTTGCTCTTTCCGGCCGCCTTCTCGGTGGAGTTTGCCGGCCTCGCCGGCCGGATTTCCGTCGGCGCGTCGGGAACCACCGGATCGGGGTCCGCCCGTTCCGGCATCTGCCACCATGTGTGGCCGCAGCGGGCACAACGGACCTTCCGGCCGTCGGTGCCGAGCGACTCGTCGGACAGGGTGTAGCGCGTTGAACAGGTCGGGCAGGAAACGATCATCGCGCCGTCGCAGAAAGGTTACCGCTTGCGTTATAGATAGGAGTGGCCGGCGGCGCAACCGACACCCGACGGACGGCAGCCTGCCCCCTCCCTCCCACGCTTGCGCGTGGGCCCCTCCCTCCCCCGCCTGCGGCGGTGGAGGGGAAGAAAGCGGCAGTTCCCTCTCCCTCGAAGAGGGGGAGGGTTAGGGAGGGGGCAAATGCCCCGGCCCCCTTACATCCCACCCGGATAGTTCGGCCCCCCGCCGCCTTCCGGCACGACCCAGTTGATGTTCTGGGTGGGGTCCTTGATGTCGCAGGTCTTGCAGTGGACGCAGTTCTGGGCGTTGATCTGCAGCCGCGGGTCGCTGCCGTCGTCGTTGCGGACGATCTCGTACACGCCGGCCGGGCAATAGCGCTGCTCCGGCGCGTCGTAGAGCGCCAGATTGACGCTGATCGGCACCGACTTGTCCTTCAGCGTCAGATGCGCCGGCTGGTCTTCCTCATGGTTGGTGTTGGACAGGTAGACCGAGGACAGGCGGTCGAAGCTGACCTTGCCGTCCGGCTTGGGGTAGGCGATCTTCGGCGCCTCGCTGGCCTTCACCAGGGTGGTGTGGTCGGCATGGTGCTTCAGCGTCCAGGGCGACTTGCCCTTGAGCGCCGTCTCGTAGGCGGCATTCGCCAGACCGGCCCACAGGCCCTTCTGGAAGCCGGGGCGGATGTTGCGGACGGCATGCAGCTCCGACCAGACCCAGGACTGCTTCAGCCGCTCCGGATAGGCGATGACCTCGGGGCCGTTGTCGTTGCCGCCGGCCAGATGGTCGAACACCGCCTCGGCCGCGACCATGCCCGACTTCATGGCGGTGTGGTTGCCCTTGATCTTCGGCACGTTCAGGAAGCCGGCGCCGTCGCCGATGAGGAGGCCGCCGGGGAAGGTCAGCTTGGGGATCGACTGGAAGCCGCCCTCCGACAATGCCCGCGCGCCATAGGCCAGACGCCGGCCGCCCTCGAAGGTCGGGCGGATCGCCGGATGGGTCTTGTAGCGCTGGAACTCCTCGAACGGGCTCATGTGCGGATTCCAGTAGTCGAGGCCGACGACGAAGCCGACCGACACCAGATTCCCTTCCATGTGATACAGCCACGACCCGCCATAGGTCTTGGGGTCCATCGGCCAGCCGATGGTGTGGACGATCAGGCCCGGCTTCGACTGCGACGGATCGACCTCCCACAGCTCCTTGATGCCGATGCCGTAGGTCTGCGGCTGGCAGTCGCGGCGCAGGTCGAACTTGTCGAACAGAGTCTTGGTCAGCGAGCCGCGGCAGCCTTCGGCGAAGATGGTCTGCTTGGCGTGCAGTTCCATGCCGGGCGTGTAGTTGCCGGTCTTCTCGCCGTCCTTGCCGATGCCCATGTCGCCGGTGGCGACGCCCTTCACGGCACCGTTGTCGTCATACAGCACCTCCGCCGCAGCGAAGCCGGGGTAGATCTCCACGCCGAGTTCCTCGGCCTGGGTCGCCATCCAGCGGGCCAGATTGCCGAGGCTGATGATGTAGTTGCCGTGGTTGTTCATCTGCGGCGGGGCGAAGGGCGACTTGTAGGCCTTCGTTTCCGTCAGGAACAGGAAATGGTCCTCGCGCGCCGGGGTGGTGAGGGGGGCGCCCTTTTCCTTCCAGTCGGGGATCAGCTCCTGCAGCGCATGCGGTTCGAAGACGGCGCCGGACAGCAGGTGGGCGCCGACCTCCGACCCCTTCTCGATCACACAGACGCTGAGTTCCTGCCCGGTCTCGACCGCGCGCTGCCGCAGACGGATCGCCGCGCTCAGGCCCGACGGGCCGGCGCCGACGATCAGAACATCGTATTCCATGACCTCGCGCGGTTCGCGTTCCATCACCAAACTCCCCCACCGTCTTGTTTTGGTACTGTTTCCCTCGGGACGCCCTATGGTGTTTTGCGGGCGCGTGCTTGTAGCACGCTTTGCACCGCACCCAAATTGGGTATCTGGACATGTAAGACCACACGATCTGTGGTAAGGTCAAACGATGATTGACGTATGCGACATCCTCGACGCGCTGCGCTGGCATGCCGATATCGGCTGTGACGAGGCCATCGGCGACGAGCCGACCGACTGGGCCACACTGGCCGCCCGGCCGGCGGCGCGCGCCATGCCTGCGGGCGCCAATGCGCCGACCGGTGTCGGAATGGGTGCCGCGGCGATGCGCGGCCCGGCGCCGACTCGGCCCCCCACCCCCGCGCCGCCGCGGCCTGCCGCACTCTTCCCCTCCCCCGACCAGCCGTTGGGCGCCAGCGAAGCCGGCATCCAGGCACGCGCCCGTGCGCATGAGGCGCAGACCCTGGAAGCGCTGGAGACGGCGTTGCGCAGCTTCGACGGCTGCCCGCTGAAGGCCACCGCGATGAACACCGTCTTCGCCGACGGCAACCCGCAAGCGCCGGTCATGCTGATCGGCGAGGCGCCGGGCGAGGACGAGGACCGGCAGGGCAAGCCGTTCGTCGGGGTCAGCGGCAAGCTGCTGGACCGCATGCTGGCGCAGATCGGCCTGGACCGCGGCAAGGTCTACATCACCAACATCCTGCCCTGGCGTCCGCCCGGCAACCGCAGCCCGACCCAGGCCGAAATCGCCGCCTGCCTGCCCTTCCTGGAACGGCATGTCGAACTGGTGCGGCCGAAGCTGCTGGTGGCGCTGGGCGGCGTGTCGGCCAAGACACTGCTCAACCGGCCGGAGGGAATCACCCGCCTGCGCGGGCAATGGCGGTCCTATGAGGGAACCGGTACGCCCGTGCCGCTGATGCCGATGCTCCATCCGGCCTACCTCTTGCGCAACCCTGTCGCGAAGCGGGAAGCGTGGCGGGACATGCTTGCGCTGCGGCAAAAGATCGACGAAGAAGACATAAAGTATTCATAAGATAAAAATCACCGCCGCAATCCAGCCGAAATCGTTCGTGTGACCGGCCAGGTTGCATGACACAAATGTAATCCACCCATACCAACAGGCACCTTCCCAACGGACTAAGGCCTTTTTTCCCCATGCCTTAAGCCGTTGTAGAGACTGGCGAATACCGGAACCGACACATTCCGCGCGAATCCGCTGCTTGCGGTTCTCGAACAACTGCGCTATTTCGGAAAAATGCTCCGGATATTTTGCAGTGCAGCATACCGGGCCGCGAACGCGGTCCCGCTGCGGCGGAACCTTCTGGGGGTGCTGGGTCTCGCGGTGGCTTACACCCTGGGACCCGACGGTGCGGTCGGGTTCCGGCCCGCTTGCGCCGCCCTCATCATCCACGCGCCGGACGGTCACGCCGTCGTCCCGCCCGGCCCGGATTCCGTGCCTGACCCCGATACCCCCGATTTCGGCGAGCCGGTCATTGGCTCCCCGGCCATCGGCCCCCCCGACCCGGCCAGTCCCGGCGACCCGGTTTCCGCTGCTGCGGCCGCCGATGCGCCCACCGGCGCGACCGGTTCCGCGCTGCTGCTCGCCCGCGATGACGAAGCCCGCGCCGTCCAGTTGGACGAGGAGGATGCCGGCCGCTACCGCCGAATCTTCGCACTGCAGGAGCGGGCGGACTGGGACGCCGCCGATGCCGAGATGGCGAAGCTGAAGGACCGCCGGCTGATCGGCTATGTCCTGCGCCAGCGCTATCTCCATCCCGACCGCCGTGCCGGCTACGAGGAACTCGCCCGCTGGATGCAGGATTACGGCGACCTCGCCGGGGCGGAGCGGGTCCACAGCCTGGCGCAGAAGCGCCAGCCCGCCGGCCAGCGCGCGCCGAAGCCCCCGCGGGGGGAGGAGCGCGTGCGCCTCGTCGGCTCGCTGGAACGGCTGGGCGGACTGCGCACGGTCGCCGCGACCGAGGAGGACGAGGACGACAGCGTCACCGTCGCCCCGCGCAGCCGCACCGTGTCGCGCGCCCGCAGCGACCGCGCCGCCGTGGCGCGGGTGGAGGAGTTGCTGCGGTCCGGCCGCGCCGGCCATGCGCTGGGCCTGCTGAACCAGGACGAGTTCGGCGGCAAGCTGGACACCGTGCAGTATGACGCCGCCCGCGCCCGTATCGCGGCATCCCTCTACTTCTCGGGCGAGACGACGCAGGCGCTGACGCTCGCCGCGGCCAGCGCCGCCCGATCGGGCGAGATGCTGCCGGAAGCCCACTGGATCGCCGGGCTTTCCGCCTGGCGGCTGAAGCAATTCGACCGCGCCGCCCGCCATTTCCAGGGCATGGCCGCCGCCGGTCCGCGCTCCCCCTGGAAAGCGGCTGCCGCCGATTATTGGGCGGCCCGCGCGCTGGCCCGCAAGCCCGGCAGGGAGAAGGCGGCGGCGGAGCATCTGACCGCCGCGGCACGCTATCCCCACACCTTCTATGGCCTGATCGCGCTCCGCACCCTGGGCACTCTCCACGATGTGCGCTGGCAGGCGCCGGAGCTGAGCGGGCGGACCCTGGCGGCGATGGCGGCCAAGCCGGCAGGGTCCCGCGCCATCGCCCTGCTGCAGGTTGGGCAGCGCGAGTTGGCGGGACTGGAGCTTCAGCGCATCCATCCCCAGGGCGACCCGCTGGTCGAACAGGCGATGGTGGCGCTGGCAGACCGTGCAGGAGTGGCGACCCTGTCGTTGCGGCTGGGCAATGCGGTGGCCGGACCGGACGGTGCGCCCTATGCCGCCGCACTCTACCCCCTGCCCCACTGGACGCCGCGCGACGGCTTCGCCGTGGACCGGGCGCTGGTCTTCGCGGTGATGCGGCAGGAATCGCGCTTCGACCCGCGGCTGGTCAGCTCCGCCGGGGCGACCGGGCTGATGCAGATCCTGCCCAGCACCGCCCAGCATGTGCGAGAGCGCCACGCCGACATCGGCAGCGAGGACGCCAACCGCGACGCCCTGTTCGATCCGTCCCGCAACATGGAGCTGGGCCAGCGCTACCTGACCGAGCTGCTGGGCATGCCGGAGATCGACGGCAACCTGTTCCTGGCCGCCGCCGCCTACAATGCCGGACCGGGCACGCTGGCGCGCTGGCGGCGGGAATTGAGCGACATCACCGATCCCCTGCTGTTCATCGAAAGCCTTCCCTTCGGCGAGACGCGCGACTATGTGGAGAAGGTGATGGCGAATTTCTGGATCTACCAGCTTCGGCTGGGCCAGGAGACCGCCTCGCTCGATGCCGTCGCCGATGGGAAATGGCCGGCCTACAGTCCGGTGGAGGTCCGCACGGCCCATATCGCGACCCAGGTCGCGGCCCAGCCGGACTCCCAGCCGGCGGTGAAGCCCGCGGTTCCGGCCGCAGTGACTGCCGCAGCCCCCGCCGAGAAGCCCGAGGCGGACGCCCCTGCCGGTCCGGTCCGGGTGGAGACGGTGGCGGAGCGGGGGGAGGCCAGCCCGATACCCTGACCGCCGGTGCGCCCTTGCCGGGCTCCGGCCCGACACGAGGACATGCCTGCCGCCATGCCTAAGATCGACGAGAGCCGCCCCTTCCTTCCCGTGAACATCGCGGTGATCACGGTGTCCGACACCCGCAGCGCCGCCGACGACCGCTCCGGCGACGCGCTGGCGGAGCGGATCGCCGGGGCCGGCCACCGGCTCGCCGCCCGGACCATCGTCCGCGACGACATCGCGGCGATCCGCGCCCAGGTTCAGGCTCACATCGCCGATCCGCAGATCGACGTGGTGCTGACCACCGGCGGCACCGGGGTCACCGGCCGGGATGTGACGCCGGAAGCGGTCGAGGCGCTCTATGAGAAGGCGATACCCGGCTTCGGCGAACTGTTCCGTTACCTCAGCTACGCCAAGGTGGGCACGTCCACCATCCAGAGCCGGGCAACCGGCGGTGTCGCCAACGGCACCTACATCTTCGCCCTGCCGGGTTCGCCCAGCGCCTGCCGCGACGCCTGGGACGACATCCTGGTCTGGCAGCTCGACAACCGCCATCGCCCCTGCAACCTGGTGGAGCTGATGCCCCGCCTGCGCGAGCATATGGCGTGAGCCGAGCTGGCATGAGTGGAGCGGCGGGCTTCTCGACGGAGGCTCTCCACGCCGCCCTGATCCGGCTGCCGCGCCTTGCCGACCTTCCCGCGGACGCGCTGGAGCCGATGCCGCTGAAGGGCGTCGCCCACGACCATGTCCGTCTGCAAGGCCGCCGGCTGATCGCCCGCATCCCGCGCTGGAGCCAGCTCGGCCTCGATGCCTGGACGGCGCTGGACCGGCAGGCCGCCGCCTTCCGGCGGGCGGAACCGTCGGGCCACACCCCGCGCTTCGCCGGCCTGCTGCCGCCGGGCGAGGGGCTGCCGCTGGGCGCGCTGGTGGTCGGCGAGGTGGAGGGACGAACCCCCGTCCTGCCCGGCGACATGCCGGCCATCGCCCGCGCGCTGGCGGCGATCCACCGCATGGCACCGCCCGACCTCTACGAGCCGCTGCCCGCCCCGCCCGATCCGGTCGCGGCACTGCTGGCCCAGGTGGAGCGTCAGGCGGAGTGGTTCGACCGCGCCGCGCTGGACGCCCGCGCCCGCGCCCTGGTCGCGGAGGAGCTTGCCGCCGCCCGAACCGGCGACCTCGCCCCGCCGCCGGAAACCCCGATGCCGCTGACGGCGGTGGGGGTGGATGTCCATCCCGGCAATTTCCTGATCGACGGCCACGGCAAGGCCTGGTTCACCGACCTGGAGAAGCTGCAGTACGGCCACCCCGCCAGCGACCTTGCCCATGCCAGCCTCTACAGCTCGACCAAATGGGACCCGGCGGTGAATGCGGAACTGACACCGGCCGACGTCGACGCCTTCGTCGCGGCCTGGGCGATGGCGGTTCCCGGCGACCTTGCCGACGAGGTGCGGCCCTGGCTGAAGCCGTTGCGCCGGCTGACCTGGCTGCGCACCCTGTCCTGGATGGCGCGCTGGACCGTGGAGGGCGCCACGCTGTCGCCGGGCATGCCGGAGCGGTTGCGCACCCATATGGACACCCACGCCACCGACATCCTGCGTGCCGACCGGATCGAACAGGTGCGGCGGGATTGGCATTGACGGGTGCGAAAAGGGAAGGGACGCGAAAGTCTCTTGCCCGCGCCCGGCCGGAAGTGATGGGATACCCGCTCGGAAAACGAGGTGACGAGAGCATGACGAGGGTCCGACACCGGTTGCTGCCGATCTCTCTGGCCGCCCTGCTGGCCGGAGCAATGCCGGCGCCGGCCTTCGCCGCCGGTCCGGCCGGCGAGAGCGCAGGCTCCGCCACCGGCAGCTATCTGGCCGGGCGCTACGCCCAGCACCAGGACGACTGGACGGCGGCGGCCCGCTTCACCGCCCAGGCGCTGGCCGCCGATCCGGACGATCAGGCCCTGTTGCGCCGCAGCTTCCTGCTGCGGCTGGGCGAAGGGCAGATCGACACCGCCATCGGCTATGCCACCCGCCTGCTGGGCGAACAGGGCGAGCCGCAGATGGCGCTGACCCTGCTGGCCGCCGATGCGCTCGCCAAGGGCAGGCTGGATGAAGCGGACGGCTATGCCGCGCGCCTGCCGAACGACGGGCTGGGCCGTTTCATCACCCCGCTGACCCGCGCCTGGCTGGCCGCATCCCGCGGCAGGACCGACGAGGCGCTGGCCGCGCTGGAGCCGCTGGCCGCCGTCCAGGGCTTCGGCGCGCTCTACAATCTGCACGCCGCCCTGATCCTCGACCTCGCCGGCCGCAGCGAGGATGCGGCGGCCCGCTACGTCAAGGTGACGGACACCGAGGCGCCCCTGCGGGTGGTGCAGATCGTCGGCAACTTCATGATGCGCACCGGCCGCAAGGACGAGGCGCGCAAGCTCTACGAAACCTTCCAGGTCAACAACCCGGACGGTCTGCTGGTGGAGCCGGCGCTGGACGCCATGGCGAAGGCGCCGTCCGACACCCGCCCGGTGCCCGACGCCCGTTCCGGCCTTGCCGAGGCGCTGTTCGACCTGGGCAGCGCGCTGCATCACGAGAATGCAGACGAGCCGGCGCTGCTGTTCGGCCGCATCGCACTGCATCTGCGCGACGATCTGGCGCTCGCCCATCTGCTGATCGGCGACATCGCAGCCTCCCGCGACCATCACGAGGAGGCGCTGGCCGCCTACCGGCTGCTGGTCAAGGACCCGCTGCTGGGCTGGACCGCCCGCATGCGCGAAGCCGACAGCCTCGCCCGCATGAACCGCAACGACGACGCCATCGCGATCCTCGCCGCGCTGTCGGCCGAACGGCCGGAACGCACCGACGCGGTGACCCGGCTGGGCGACATCTACCGCTACGCCAAACGGTACGAGGAGGCGATCCCCGCCTACACCACCGCTCTGGAGCGGATCGGCACGCCGCAGGAACGGCACTGGCCGCTGCTGTACGCCCGCGCCATGAGCTATGAGAAGACCAGGCAGTGGCCGAAGGCGGAGGCCGACCTGCAGGCCGCGCTGAAGCTGCGGCCGGACGAACCCTCCCTGCTGAACTTCCTCGGCTACAGTTGGATCGACCGGGGCGAGCATCTGGACAAGGCCAGGGCGATGGTGGAGCGGGCGGTGGAGTTGCGCCCGCGCGACGGCTACATCGTCGACAGTCTGGGCTGGGCGCTCTACAAGCTGGGCGATTTCGAGGGGGCGGTCACGAAGCTGGAGCGTGCCGTGGAGTTGAAGCCCGGCGATCCCACCATCAACGATCATCTCGGCGACGCCTATTGGCGGGCCGGGCGCCGCAACGAAGCCCGGTTCCAATGGATGCGCGCGCTGCGCAACGCCGACGAGGACACCGACAAGGCCGCCATCCAGGCCAAGCTGGACGAGGGGCTGGCCGACCAGAAGGCAGCGGCGAAGTAACAGGTTGATCGCCCTCTCCCGCCTCTTGCACAAACTTTGTTTGTGCTGACGGCCTCAGGCGGATCGAAGCTCCGCTAAGAGCGGGGAGAGGGAGACTCCCCGACATAGGGCTTGTACAGGCTGTCCGTCTGCTGGATGTGCTCCACGAACCAGTCCTTCAGCAGAAGGATCAGGTCGACTCGCAGCATGGTGGGGTTGTCGCCCTCGAAATCGCGGGCCAGCTTCTCCACCTCGTCGGCGAAATAGCGGTGGGCGGCGAGATGGCCGTCCAGCTCGGGATAGCCGCAGCGCTCCATCATCGCCTCTTCCCGCGCGAAATGGACGGCGACATAATCCCGGAGACTGGCGAGCAGGCTGGACAGTTCCTCCCGGTTGGCCGGGGTGATGCCGCTTTCCAGCAGACCGTTGAACAGGTCGAGGAGCCGCCGATGCTCGTCGTCGAGCACGGCCACACCGACGCTCATGGATTCGTCCCAGGCGACATAGGTCATCGCAGCGACCTCCCCCTCGCATCCCGCGAATTCAAGCGCCATCCGCCCTCATTCAAGCGGTTGCGGCCGGCCATGGCTGGGTTGTGGACATCTTGACAGGGATCCTAAAACCGGCAACCGTGCCCGTCCAAGCGGCAAATCCCCGCAGGGGGCGCGGCATGATGCGCCAAGCGCTTCTCAAACCGACCGAATCCCGCCCCACCAGACCAGAGTGACCGATGGCCCTGCTCGACGAGATCGCGGAGAAGAAACGGGCGCTGGACGCGGCCCGCCCCCTGCCGCAGGAGGTCGTGCATGGGATCGCCGACCGGTTCGAGCTGGACCTAACCGTCGCCGCCGCAGGGCTGGAGGAGGTGCCGGTCAAGCCCGCCGACGTCAAGGCGATCCTGGAGCGCGGCAGCATCCTGCGCCATCGCGCAGTGGAGGAGCAGCGCTTCGTACTGAACCATCGCGCGGCATTGGAGCTGATGGCGCGGCTGTCCTTCGATCCGGCAGGCGCCGTGACCGAACGCACGGTCGCTGCCTTCCACAGCGTGCTGCATCGCGGGATCGAGGACGAGGCCGGCAAGTACCGCAACGGCCCGCCGAAGGACGATCCGGCGGAGACGGCACCCGATCCGGCCAAGCTGCGCGTGTCGATGTCGGCGCTGTCGACCTGGATGCGCAAGTCGGACGCCGGTCCCGACACCGCCTTCGAAGCGCATCACAAGCTGAGCGCCATCCGCCCCTTCCACACCGGCAACCGGGCCACGGCGCTGCTGCTGTGCAACCTGATCCTGAACCGCGCCGGCTACCCGCCGGTGGTGGTCCTGGCGGAGGACCGCGGACTCTATCTCGACCTCGTCGAACGGGCCTGGGCGGTCGGCGACAAGACGCCCTTCCGCGACCTGATGATGCGCTTCCTGTCGCAGAGCCTGGATTTCTGCCTGCAGGCAGCCGGAAAGGGCGAGCCGGACGAGCCCGTCAGCCTGCCCTGACATTTGCGGCCCTGAGCTTTTCAGGCCGGCAGGCGCAGGCGCGAAGGCCGGTCCGGGCCGCTATGGATCAGCAGCGTGATCGGCAGCGCGTCGACCCGGCGGGTCTCGCCCGGCTCCGCCCCGGTGCCGGGATTGACCGGATAGGCCGGGAAACAGGAGCCGGCGAGGCTGAGGCGCAGCGCCGATCCCGGCGCCAGCGTGGCGCAGACCGCCCGCATGGCGATGGTCAGCGGCCGGGTCGGGTCGCCCGGCTCCACCCGCGCATGGCCCTGGGTCAGCGGCAGCACCTGCCCGTCGGGACGCACCACCGACAGCACGGCGCTGACGTCGAAGGACGGGGCATCCGCCTCCACCCACAGATCGAGCGCCACCCGCCCAGCCAGCGTCGACGGCTCCTCCAGCGGCGGGCTGGTGTAGGTCGCCACATCCGGCCGGCGGTCGACGGCGGCCCGGTCGACGCGCCCGGCGGCGGACGGCACCGCATGGCCGCCAACCGTCGGCACCGGCGTGCGCGGATCGTGCACCACCACATCGAGCGCCTCGAAATCGGGCATTTCCAGCCCAAGCCGGCCCCCCTGCCGGTTGGCGAGGCCGTCGCTGGC is a window encoding:
- a CDS encoding Fic family protein, which translates into the protein MALLDEIAEKKRALDAARPLPQEVVHGIADRFELDLTVAAAGLEEVPVKPADVKAILERGSILRHRAVEEQRFVLNHRAALELMARLSFDPAGAVTERTVAAFHSVLHRGIEDEAGKYRNGPPKDDPAETAPDPAKLRVSMSALSTWMRKSDAGPDTAFEAHHKLSAIRPFHTGNRATALLLCNLILNRAGYPPVVVLAEDRGLYLDLVERAWAVGDKTPFRDLMMRFLSQSLDFCLQAAGKGEPDEPVSLP